A window from Leptospira fletcheri encodes these proteins:
- a CDS encoding carboxyl transferase domain-containing protein produces MKKTEIPKDESESIALAQGISEIEFHRTKLKELNATFRMKAFKSQKRQGKLQKVLVANRGEIAKRFFFALHEEGIRSIAVVADKDRGQSWFEFADEVVYIGEAKNYASIPVICAALLESGANAIYPGYGFLSENYEFVEMLSEVQTFYEREIVFMGPKASVMRKVGNKLDARHLANQNGVPLFLGSGSIGGIEEALREAERIGYPIILKLDAGGGGKGMLVVRNPAELAPAIESAIRIGRSSYGNETFYLEKFIERPAHFEVQIFNGIAVGIRKCAVQRRNQKIIEESGEHFLPHSTQLQLLSSAEKIAGLSGYSNDCGAGTVEFLLDRETGQFGFLEMNTRLQVEYAVTDQSVGVDLVKWQIFLFDDREDHIPYHSALQSRFREREHSIQCRIYAEDPYQNYSPSPGKIKELELPTFNGIRCDFGFKKGDSIPGEFDPMVGKLLAFGKNRFEALQRMERALSEIYMRGITSNIEQLLSVIRHPKFREGDYDNRLLDEFSELVSAKTDLLEESITYACIGESLRETGRSVAEIFRERNLTQLIYSDMETESPVHYKVFINDSSYNVFLLRTGISEFWIGGEGLSLRRVRVSRYSRDGFQFLAESGDRNVSVKIDAKPNFQLIRFFDSKGSVRYSRLKITSEGKQDSGDDAGVLRSPFQGTFVKLCDDPETGKPWILGSGIKKGDSLIVISAMKMETLLKAPVDGTLSYLIEKGDLNRLIQGNTASGQILGKSFGEGEILAKVTSSQSELEPEISSLQLPSKIGQQNGKTETSSSLSRLEKWSDVPTDVSEDHEADFMKKPYSAIQRKEVRLLLRSWLLGFCSGSGTKSKISCLLKGLEKEEILKNQKERSEWEDFVKLFFRYIVLTKRLFSSDFLPGRSHFSELQRALIHWDQEGFKPAKEPAKLLSRLFAFYGAKPWTQFRRMQDQGIAFGYILSAYKNQLAQPDFYAEILLALEPFLPEAKSFDIFLHELLALEERDRDPKLEKILKRILNKRKSNSFNIPEGVRTLAKRHQSKYLIFTKDPMNLVSEGDFNPGKLSEFRSDLFFASENLPEKFEDLLSKKLDYWKGRTQIRRLEFPSERYFLYLTESKGKTELLLIARLESDPSENTGIDSEGKFYNENLENECIAAVSLLAVANRFHSASSIRLELVVEKREIPLKDDASPARDLEHDILRNSAASILEFFLHADYSGLILEIIDAFDKSKIYSFFFRDGKLRMDILGKEDIRFPYSKEIESKNSKMYEKGKWPLERWVEETFDSDSFREIRIPGLDFPENNANGMIPIGAKIFVGKISGQEAVFFFKDSRVAGGATGDKEGRKYFAAACIAYRMDLPLYVWNDGAGANIKEGMVSLNRAAEGFFVNSLLTGRVPAREFMAAIESHNDPAISELFSAIHGLEDLNFRPYLPEDRPSRCLVVAVGVGSSTGLDVYGSSQASIQVLLDEEQSYRVLTGAAVIESVTGERFTNYEIGGAKIMGRGSGTVDFVANDKVHLISILFRIQKILFGSPKNRWEEIAPLPERNSTTNQEITRRDVISESTLRSLSDEGDFLAIKENYSGGEALVAGLLRLKKVPLVVLGPRSEFGFHSYPSLIKAKESLRIAQKTGAGILLVYGRTWFSNSYLEDGESFRIGRDILNLLSANREPVLHIVKDSKSLKLSENTISGDVWILIEGSRKEKQELPAGSVFKTPTFLVSDERTAFSVARDVFSLLRYRNRIQENPVPSGIPSLPKDLSQAYDMRSSIIEPTLDEGTFLEFFQTDPGSSLITGLGRIAGKTVGIIADQPKDGGAPDASGTEKFRIFMEFLSKFELPLVMLSDAPGFVPGLKQERLRIQQIGGESLDINVLSKNPVVSVVLRQNYGGRQIHAFSGFLRPGISYCSMKESTLAVMGAFSAFDLFHGGKVARLEEEGKKEEVETLRKEFLESFRKKAKASQDALSTGVVDQLFDEISELRGAILEGLLQAEKRCRDWNARRFSYESNEEIFPSCKE; encoded by the coding sequence ATGAAAAAGACGGAAATTCCAAAAGACGAATCCGAATCGATCGCTCTTGCGCAAGGAATCTCGGAGATAGAATTCCATCGTACGAAACTGAAGGAGCTGAACGCGACTTTTCGTATGAAGGCGTTCAAATCGCAGAAGAGACAGGGTAAACTTCAGAAAGTGTTGGTTGCAAACAGAGGGGAAATCGCCAAGCGTTTTTTCTTCGCACTGCACGAGGAGGGAATCCGATCCATTGCCGTGGTTGCGGACAAAGACCGGGGACAGTCCTGGTTCGAGTTCGCGGACGAAGTGGTTTATATAGGAGAAGCGAAGAATTATGCCAGCATACCGGTGATCTGTGCCGCCTTGCTCGAAAGCGGAGCGAATGCGATATATCCCGGTTACGGTTTTCTGTCCGAAAATTACGAATTCGTAGAAATGTTAAGCGAAGTACAAACTTTCTACGAAAGGGAAATCGTTTTCATGGGTCCGAAAGCTTCCGTTATGCGGAAAGTCGGAAATAAATTGGACGCTAGACATTTGGCCAACCAAAACGGCGTTCCTCTGTTCCTAGGCTCCGGTTCCATAGGAGGTATAGAAGAGGCTCTTAGAGAAGCGGAGCGGATCGGGTATCCGATCATCTTAAAACTCGATGCCGGGGGAGGCGGAAAGGGAATGCTTGTCGTTCGTAATCCGGCGGAACTGGCGCCCGCGATCGAAAGCGCCATTCGGATCGGGAGAAGTTCCTACGGAAACGAGACCTTCTACTTGGAAAAATTCATAGAAAGGCCGGCGCACTTCGAAGTACAGATTTTTAACGGAATCGCAGTCGGAATCCGTAAATGTGCGGTGCAGAGGAGAAATCAAAAGATCATAGAGGAATCGGGAGAACATTTTCTACCTCATTCGACCCAACTCCAGTTGCTTTCTAGCGCGGAGAAAATAGCGGGACTTTCCGGATATTCGAACGATTGCGGAGCCGGTACGGTCGAGTTTCTTTTGGATCGGGAAACCGGCCAATTCGGATTTTTAGAAATGAATACCCGCCTGCAAGTGGAGTATGCGGTTACGGACCAATCGGTGGGAGTGGATTTGGTCAAATGGCAAATCTTTCTTTTCGACGATCGCGAAGATCACATCCCGTACCATTCCGCTTTGCAGTCCAGATTTCGCGAGCGAGAACATTCGATCCAGTGCCGGATTTATGCGGAAGATCCGTACCAAAATTATTCTCCTTCTCCCGGAAAAATCAAAGAACTGGAATTGCCTACGTTCAACGGAATACGTTGCGATTTCGGTTTCAAAAAAGGGGATAGTATACCGGGAGAATTCGACCCCATGGTCGGAAAGCTACTCGCATTCGGAAAGAATCGATTCGAAGCCTTGCAGCGCATGGAACGGGCTTTGAGCGAGATTTATATGAGGGGAATCACTTCCAATATCGAACAACTTCTTTCCGTGATACGACATCCGAAATTTCGGGAGGGAGACTACGACAATCGGTTGCTGGACGAATTTTCTGAATTGGTTTCGGCGAAGACGGATCTTTTGGAGGAATCCATAACCTACGCCTGCATCGGGGAAAGTCTTCGGGAAACGGGACGATCGGTCGCGGAGATTTTTAGGGAACGGAATTTGACTCAACTCATCTATTCAGATATGGAAACCGAATCCCCAGTACATTATAAAGTTTTTATCAACGATTCTTCCTATAACGTTTTTCTTTTGCGGACCGGTATATCCGAATTCTGGATCGGAGGAGAAGGACTTTCACTCAGGCGTGTTCGGGTCAGCAGATATTCTAGAGACGGGTTTCAATTCTTAGCCGAATCCGGAGATAGAAATGTTTCCGTAAAGATCGATGCGAAACCGAATTTTCAATTGATCCGTTTTTTCGATTCCAAAGGGTCCGTGCGGTATTCCCGCCTAAAAATCACCTCCGAAGGCAAACAGGATTCAGGAGATGACGCCGGGGTTCTTCGGTCCCCCTTCCAAGGAACATTCGTAAAATTATGCGATGATCCTGAAACCGGAAAGCCTTGGATATTAGGAAGTGGAATCAAAAAGGGAGATTCTCTCATCGTTATTTCGGCCATGAAAATGGAAACGCTACTCAAGGCGCCCGTCGACGGAACCTTATCATATCTGATTGAAAAGGGAGATCTCAACAGATTGATTCAAGGAAATACCGCTTCCGGTCAAATTCTAGGAAAGAGTTTTGGGGAAGGGGAAATTCTCGCAAAAGTGACATCCAGTCAATCAGAGCTCGAACCCGAAATCTCTTCCCTGCAACTTCCATCCAAGATCGGACAACAGAACGGGAAGACAGAAACCTCTTCTTCTCTATCTAGACTGGAAAAATGGAGCGATGTTCCCACGGACGTATCTGAGGATCACGAAGCGGATTTTATGAAAAAACCCTATTCCGCGATCCAGAGGAAAGAGGTCCGTCTCCTGCTGAGGTCTTGGTTATTGGGATTCTGCTCCGGATCGGGAACAAAGAGTAAAATATCCTGTCTTCTAAAAGGACTGGAAAAAGAAGAGATCCTGAAAAATCAGAAAGAAAGAAGCGAGTGGGAAGATTTTGTCAAATTGTTCTTCCGGTATATCGTTCTGACGAAACGATTATTTTCGTCCGATTTTCTTCCGGGTCGCTCCCATTTCAGCGAATTGCAAAGAGCGTTGATCCACTGGGATCAAGAAGGATTTAAGCCGGCAAAGGAACCTGCAAAACTTCTATCCAGACTGTTTGCCTTTTACGGAGCAAAACCTTGGACGCAATTTCGTCGGATGCAAGACCAAGGCATCGCCTTCGGTTATATATTATCCGCCTATAAGAATCAGTTGGCTCAGCCGGATTTCTATGCAGAGATACTTTTGGCGTTGGAGCCGTTCCTCCCGGAAGCCAAGTCTTTTGACATCTTTCTCCACGAGTTGCTTGCGTTGGAGGAAAGAGACAGAGACCCCAAACTCGAAAAAATACTGAAAAGAATTCTGAACAAAAGAAAATCCAATTCGTTTAACATTCCAGAAGGAGTAAGGACTCTCGCCAAACGTCACCAGTCCAAATACCTGATTTTTACTAAGGATCCGATGAACTTAGTTTCAGAAGGAGATTTCAATCCGGGGAAACTCTCGGAATTCCGATCCGACCTATTTTTCGCTTCCGAAAATCTACCGGAGAAATTTGAGGATCTTCTTTCCAAAAAATTGGATTATTGGAAAGGTAGAACGCAAATTCGCCGATTGGAATTCCCCTCCGAAAGATATTTTTTATACCTAACGGAGTCAAAGGGAAAAACCGAACTTCTGCTCATTGCCCGACTGGAATCGGACCCTTCGGAAAATACCGGGATCGACTCGGAAGGAAAGTTCTATAACGAAAATCTGGAAAACGAATGCATTGCCGCTGTATCTTTACTCGCTGTCGCCAACCGTTTTCATTCCGCGTCTTCGATACGTCTGGAGCTCGTAGTCGAAAAAAGGGAAATACCGTTAAAGGATGATGCTTCTCCAGCGAGAGACTTAGAACATGACATTCTAAGAAATAGCGCCGCTTCTATACTGGAGTTTTTCCTCCATGCGGATTATTCCGGACTGATTTTGGAAATCATAGATGCTTTCGATAAATCCAAAATTTATTCCTTCTTTTTTAGGGATGGAAAGCTTCGGATGGATATATTAGGAAAAGAAGATATAAGATTCCCTTATTCTAAGGAAATCGAATCTAAAAATTCCAAAATGTACGAAAAAGGGAAATGGCCCCTGGAAAGATGGGTGGAGGAAACGTTCGATTCCGATTCCTTTCGCGAGATCCGGATTCCGGGACTTGATTTCCCGGAAAACAATGCAAACGGGATGATTCCGATCGGCGCGAAGATTTTCGTGGGAAAAATTTCCGGACAAGAAGCGGTATTTTTCTTCAAAGACTCGAGAGTTGCAGGAGGTGCGACAGGGGATAAGGAGGGAAGAAAATACTTCGCTGCTGCGTGTATTGCCTATCGGATGGATCTTCCCCTTTACGTTTGGAACGACGGAGCAGGAGCGAATATCAAAGAGGGAATGGTCTCCCTGAACCGTGCAGCGGAAGGATTTTTCGTGAATTCTCTTTTGACGGGACGAGTACCAGCCAGGGAATTTATGGCAGCCATAGAATCCCACAACGATCCTGCGATTTCCGAATTGTTTTCCGCGATTCACGGATTGGAAGATCTGAACTTTCGGCCGTATCTTCCGGAGGATCGACCGTCGAGGTGTTTGGTCGTCGCAGTCGGTGTGGGATCTTCTACAGGATTGGATGTGTACGGTTCCTCCCAAGCATCTATACAAGTTCTATTGGACGAAGAACAGTCCTATCGCGTTTTGACGGGAGCTGCCGTGATCGAGTCCGTAACCGGGGAAAGGTTTACCAATTACGAGATCGGTGGAGCGAAAATTATGGGTCGGGGTAGCGGCACGGTGGACTTCGTCGCGAACGATAAGGTCCACTTGATTTCGATCCTTTTTCGGATTCAGAAAATCCTTTTCGGATCTCCGAAAAATCGATGGGAAGAAATTGCACCGCTTCCCGAAAGAAATTCTACCACCAATCAGGAGATAACGCGTCGGGACGTCATATCTGAATCGACTCTTCGATCCTTATCCGATGAAGGTGATTTTTTAGCGATCAAGGAAAACTATTCGGGCGGGGAAGCCTTGGTCGCAGGGCTTTTGAGACTGAAGAAAGTTCCTCTCGTAGTCCTAGGACCGAGATCGGAGTTCGGATTCCACTCCTACCCATCATTAATAAAAGCGAAAGAATCCTTGAGGATTGCGCAAAAAACCGGAGCGGGAATCCTTCTGGTTTATGGAAGGACTTGGTTCAGCAACTCCTATCTGGAGGACGGAGAATCGTTCCGGATCGGTAGAGATATATTAAATCTTTTGTCCGCCAACCGGGAGCCGGTTCTTCATATCGTTAAAGATTCGAAAAGTCTAAAGTTATCCGAAAATACGATTTCAGGAGACGTATGGATTCTCATCGAAGGAAGCCGGAAGGAAAAACAGGAACTGCCGGCTGGATCTGTTTTCAAGACCCCGACGTTCCTCGTCAGTGACGAACGAACGGCTTTTTCGGTCGCTAGAGACGTCTTTTCCTTGCTTCGTTATAGAAATCGAATCCAAGAAAACCCGGTTCCGAGTGGTATACCGAGTCTACCGAAAGATCTCAGCCAGGCTTATGATATGCGCTCTTCCATAATCGAACCCACTTTGGATGAGGGTACGTTTTTGGAATTCTTTCAAACCGATCCAGGGTCGAGTTTGATCACGGGACTAGGCAGGATCGCCGGAAAAACGGTGGGAATCATCGCGGACCAACCGAAAGACGGAGGGGCGCCAGATGCCTCCGGAACGGAAAAATTCCGAATCTTTATGGAATTTCTATCCAAATTCGAACTTCCTTTGGTGATGCTTTCCGATGCTCCCGGTTTCGTGCCGGGGCTGAAACAGGAGAGACTTCGAATCCAGCAGATCGGAGGAGAGTCATTGGATATCAATGTTCTTTCCAAGAATCCGGTCGTATCCGTAGTTCTACGACAGAATTACGGAGGAAGACAAATTCATGCATTTAGCGGATTCTTGAGACCGGGAATTTCCTATTGCTCCATGAAAGAAAGTACACTAGCGGTGATGGGAGCGTTTTCGGCGTTCGATCTTTTTCACGGGGGAAAAGTAGCGCGCTTGGAAGAAGAGGGGAAGAAAGAAGAAGTGGAAACGCTACGGAAAGAGTTTTTAGAATCGTTTCGAAAGAAAGCAAAAGCTTCTCAGGACGCGTTATCGACAGGAGTGGTTGATCAATTGTTCGACGAGATCTCGGAGTTAAGAGGCGCGATCTTAGAGGGGCTTTTACAAGCAGAGAAGAGGTGTAGGGATTGGAATGCACGTAGGTTTTCGTACGAGTCTAACGAAGAAATCTTTCCTTCGTGTAAAGAATGA
- a CDS encoding AMP-dependent synthetase/ligase, which yields MRTLADLFKDSAEKFGGKTAFRYRDHQKRISELSYSELYSSALSLAEALIYLGLKQKEHVAILSDNRVEWIIADASVLLSGCADVPRGSDITDTEIVYILNHSESRIVFVENLKLLNRILRNQSLLESESIFILLQSPKDEETGAYNIYDLIEKGRALRQKGSRKVESRISEIGSEDLFTIIYTSGTTGKPKGVQLTHSNMIHQISAVVPLLELGEEDRAVTILPIWHIFERFLEYCCISAGASTFYSNLPELKQNLLEYKPTIFGSAPRVWEMLANGILAKINDSARTNALSRRLFHLSCFYTRTVGKAKAFLTGNELDLSGRNAVWTVFRGIQMTTVYLLLGPFYLSVLFSALGFWFSIHSYSYEFPLLSFLLGAIFSVLNSFMLDRWILSKYRVMLTGGELRVPISGGGALPNRVDVFLDSIGIRILEGYGMTETSPTISIRRFRRMVLGSVGHILPKTRLQVRSETNEVLSEIDDSGRFVQGRPGRKGIIFVQGPQVMKGYFKSEAETEAALKGGWMNTGDLGIIGFNHTLTLAGRAKETIVLRGGENVEPVPIEACLQSSEFISQCMVIGQDQKNLGAIIVPDFEALQKWAKDRNIRSSSTADLLKNRKVIDLFRSEIKSLNNSKSGFKSFEQITPFLLIEKTFEVGDELTNLQKLKRSVILEKYRERIQSLYRVAEFNGALNGPFVE from the coding sequence ATGAGAACGTTGGCCGATTTATTCAAAGATTCCGCCGAAAAATTCGGAGGAAAAACCGCTTTTCGCTATCGAGATCATCAGAAAAGGATCTCCGAACTTTCCTATTCGGAATTGTATTCGTCCGCGCTCTCTTTGGCAGAGGCGTTGATCTATTTGGGTTTAAAGCAAAAGGAACATGTGGCTATCCTTTCCGACAACCGAGTCGAGTGGATTATAGCGGATGCATCCGTTTTACTTTCCGGATGTGCCGACGTCCCAAGAGGTTCCGATATTACCGATACCGAAATCGTTTATATTCTGAATCATAGCGAAAGTAGAATCGTCTTCGTCGAAAATTTGAAACTACTGAACCGAATTTTGCGGAATCAATCGCTTCTGGAGTCGGAATCCATCTTTATATTGCTCCAGAGTCCGAAGGACGAGGAAACGGGGGCATATAATATCTACGATCTTATCGAAAAAGGGCGTGCCTTACGACAGAAAGGATCTCGCAAGGTGGAAAGCAGGATCAGCGAAATCGGATCGGAAGACCTTTTTACGATCATCTATACTTCCGGTACCACCGGAAAGCCGAAAGGTGTACAACTGACTCATTCCAATATGATCCACCAAATAAGTGCGGTTGTCCCGTTACTCGAATTGGGGGAAGAGGACAGAGCGGTTACAATATTACCGATCTGGCATATATTCGAAAGATTTCTGGAATATTGCTGCATCAGCGCGGGGGCCTCGACTTTTTATTCGAATCTTCCGGAGCTAAAGCAAAATCTGTTGGAATATAAACCTACGATATTCGGTTCCGCTCCGCGAGTTTGGGAAATGCTCGCGAACGGAATCCTCGCCAAGATCAACGATTCCGCCAGAACGAACGCTCTGAGTAGAAGATTATTCCATCTGTCCTGTTTCTACACGAGAACCGTCGGAAAGGCGAAAGCTTTTTTGACCGGGAACGAACTGGATCTGAGCGGTAGAAATGCGGTATGGACCGTATTCAGAGGAATCCAGATGACAACGGTCTATTTACTTCTCGGACCGTTTTATCTATCGGTTCTTTTTTCCGCTTTGGGATTCTGGTTCAGCATCCATTCTTATTCTTACGAATTTCCGTTACTATCCTTCCTCCTAGGCGCTATTTTTTCAGTGTTGAACAGCTTTATGTTGGATCGATGGATTTTGTCGAAGTATAGAGTCATGCTTACTGGCGGGGAACTCAGGGTTCCGATTTCGGGAGGTGGCGCGTTGCCGAACCGAGTGGACGTATTTTTGGATTCGATCGGTATCCGGATTTTAGAAGGTTATGGAATGACGGAAACTTCTCCGACAATTTCCATTCGTAGATTCCGTCGAATGGTATTGGGCAGTGTAGGGCACATCCTACCGAAGACAAGATTACAGGTACGATCGGAAACGAACGAAGTGTTATCCGAAATCGACGATTCCGGTAGGTTCGTACAGGGTAGGCCGGGAAGAAAAGGAATCATCTTCGTTCAGGGACCGCAGGTGATGAAGGGATATTTCAAAAGCGAAGCGGAAACCGAGGCTGCCCTTAAGGGAGGCTGGATGAACACGGGGGATTTGGGGATTATCGGTTTTAATCACACTCTTACGCTTGCCGGAAGGGCGAAGGAGACCATTGTGCTACGAGGCGGGGAAAACGTCGAACCTGTACCGATCGAGGCTTGTCTTCAATCTTCCGAATTCATCAGTCAATGTATGGTAATCGGTCAGGACCAAAAAAATCTGGGCGCCATTATCGTTCCGGATTTCGAGGCATTACAAAAATGGGCAAAGGATCGGAATATCAGATCTTCTTCGACAGCGGATCTGTTAAAGAATCGGAAAGTAATAGATCTCTTCCGAAGCGAAATCAAATCCTTAAACAATTCGAAGTCCGGATTCAAGTCGTTCGAGCAAATTACCCCTTTTTTGTTGATTGAAAAAACGTTCGAAGTCGGGGACGAACTGACGAATCTACAAAAACTGAAGAGATCCGTAATTTTAGAGAAGTATCGCGAAAGGATCCAAAGCTTGTACAGAGTTGCGGAATTCAATGGAGCCTTGAACGGTCCGTTTGTCGAATGA